In the genome of Massilia sp. UMI-21, the window CCTCTTCCTGGAATCCGGATGCGGCGATCGCGCGGTCGAACGCAGGCTTTCCTTCTGTGAGCGTACCGGTCTTGTCGACAATGATCGTGTCGACCTTTCGCATTGCTTCGATTGCCGCAGCGTCGCGGAACAGCACGCCCTGGGTGGCCGCGCGGCCTGTCGCGGCCATGATCGACATCGGCGTCGCCAGTCCCAATGCACAGGGACAGGCGATGATCAGGACCGCGACGGCATTCACGAACCCATAGACCCAGCTGGGTTCCGGCCCGAACAGGCCCCACCCCAGCAGGGTGAGGAGCGCGACGACGACGACGACCGTGACAAAATAGCCGGCGACCACGTCAGCCAGGCGCTGCATGGGCGCCCGCGAACGCTGCGCCTGCGCGACCATCTGCACGATCTGCGACAACATGGTCTGCGACCCCACGCGCTCGGAACGGATGACGAGACTGCCGCTCGTATTGATGGTCGCGCCGATCACCTTGTCGCCCGGCCGCTTTGTCACCGGCAGCGGTTCGCCGGTGAGCATGGCTTCGTCCACTGCGCTTTCGCCCTCCAGGACCACCCCATCAACCGGTACCTTCTCGCCAGGCCTGACCCGCAGCGAGTCGCCGATGTGGACGTGCGAAAGTTCGACGTCTTCTTCGGTTCCGTCCGCACGAATCCGCCTGGCCGTTTTCGGCGTCAGGCCGAGCAAGGATTTGATCGCCGCCGAAGTTTGCGAACGTGCGCGCAACTCAAGGATCTGGCCGAGCAGGGTCAGCGAAATGATGACGGCGGCGGCCTCGTAGTACACGCCAATGCGGCCATGCATCGCAAAGCTCGGCGGAAACAGGCCTGGAAACAGAGTCGCGACCACGCTGTAGCCGTACGCTGCGGCGACCCCGATACTGATCAGGGTCCACATGTTGGGACTGCGATTCTTGAGCGACTGCGCCCCACGGACGAAGAAGGGCCAGCCGGCCCACAGGACGACAGGCGTGCTGAGAGCGAGCTCAATCCAGCTCTGGTATGCAAGCCCTCCGCTGAAGATCCGGTGCCCTGCCATCGCCAGGACGGTGACAACGATGGTCAGCGGCAGCGTCCACCGGAAGCGACGGCGGAAGTCCACCAACTCCGGATTCTCTTCCTCCTCCAGCGATGGCAGCATCGGCTCCAGCGACATTCCGCAAATCGGGCAGTTGCCTGGCGTGGATTGCTGGATTTCCGGATGCATCGGGCAGGTGTAAATCGTCCCCGGCGGCGCCTCCGGCATGGCGGCAGAGGCAGCTTTCTCTGTATAGCTGGTGGGATTGGCGCGAAACTTGTCCATGCATTTCACGCTGCAGAAGTGATAGGGAGTTCCTTCGTGCTCGATGCGTCGATCCGGCCGGTCTGCAACGCTCATCCCGCATACCGGATCGGTATAGGGCTTATCCGACGAAGTGGACGGATAATGCTGGGATCCACCGGGCATACCTTCGCCAGAGTTGGCGTTGCCGGCATGATGCTCATGCGAGTGGTGACATTCCTGATTCTTATGCTGGTGACCGGCGTGATCATGCATTTCATTTTTCATGGCAGCTCCAGTAAAAAGCGACTGAGGTTCTCGCGCGGCCCACTTGTCGCAAGCGGTGCGCGGCCTGTTATGCCTATCCGTTTTCCTTGGCGTGATTCAGCGAATACCGTGGAATCTCGACCGTAAGATCCGCCTCCGCGACAATCGCCTGGCACGACAGACGGGACAAGTGCTCCACGCCCCAAGCCCGGTCAAGCATGTCTTCCTCATTGTCGCTGGCTTGCGCGAGAGATGGGAAACCCTCCCGTACGATGACGTGACATGTCGTGCAGGCACCAACCTTGCCGCAGGCATGCTCGATGTCGATGTCGTTTTCGAGCAGCGCATCGCAAATGCTGGTGCCGGGAGTGGCTTCGATCGACGCCCCGGATGGTACGCAATCCGGATGCGGCAGTACGGTAATTCTAGGCATGTGCCAACTCCTTCCCGGCACTTGGGCTTCGGTATCGGCAGAAGAGACAGCGCGAGGTCGCTGTCGCCGTCTCCGAACCGGACACCGCGCTCGTTACCTGTTTCGACCCCACCGGATCGTGCAGGCCTGTGCTGGACATTGCTGTTACGCGATCGGCGGAACGGTGGGCCTCGCGGCCAATGGACTCATACATAAGACGCCTCCGGAAAGTGGACCATTCCACTGTAAACCTTCCAATGATGGAAAGGTCAAGCGAATTTTCCGCTGAACGAAGCGCAGGTTGGGGTGCACACCATCCAGGTTGAAACGGCTTTGCAGCCGCTTCAACCCTTTCCTCGGTCAGAACTCATTGTCCTTCCGTTTGTCGCCTGTCATCGGCACAAAACCACAGTCTGAGTAGCGCTTGCACAGCATCTCGCGCATATCGTTGATTCCGTTCTTCTGAACGACCACGATGTTTTCGCAGTAACGCCGTAAACCGTCATGGTTCAGGTCGCTCTTCACTGTACAGTGCAGGCTCGGTGCAAGCGCACCCAGGTGGTGGTTACTGAACGATCTCAGGAAGACCTGGTTGAACTGTGCCCCAGCCGGCGTCGCCTCGAGCATGGCGATCATTCGTCTTCCATCGGCCGTGAGCTGCGGCTGATATTGGATGCCGTACCACTCCCTCAGGAAGCGCTGGGCACGGCCAATCTCTTCGCGCTGCTCCCGGTTGCCCATGCGCGCCATCGACTTGATCTCGTCATCGCTCGCCTTGGGCGGTGTCGCATTGAAGCCAGGGGTCGGCGATGTCCCTTCCTGGGGAGCGACGACCTGCGCGTCCCGGGTCAGGTCCGTGCCGGCCGCCAGCTCCGTCATCCGCAGGGCGGAGTAATGGTGATTAATAATAAAGACGAGGTAGTTCTTTTCGAACTGAGCGGTCGCTCCCCTGCCTGGCCCCTCGGCATGCGCCACGCCCATGCCGGGCACGAGCAGGCTCAAGCCCAGTGCGAGACTACGGCCGAGCACACGAATGTTGCCGACACCGGAAGAACTAGTAATCTGCTTGGTTGCGGTTTCCATGTTTGCTCCTTTGAATGATTGAGAACAACTCATTTGGACGACGTGAAGGCAGCGCATCGCCGGCGCCGTAAAGAGCAGGCTGCGACTCCTGCCCCCACTAGGAACATCGCGTATGACGATGGTTCCGGCACTGCAAGGACAACATTGTTCGAAGTCGCCCAGTAGACATTTCCTTGTTCGCCAATCGTGCTCAGCGAGACCTCGGTCAAAGGCGCGGTCGACAGGAATCCGAGGAACGAGGTTGGCGACGATCCATCGAGCGTATAGCTCGCGATACTTGATCCATCCATTGCCGTGAGCTCGATCGTGCGCCCGGGTACATAGCTGCCATAGGCATCGGTCGCAAAGAAGCTGCCGCCAAAGCCGAACACCCCAGGTGAAAACGCGTTGAAGCGCACGACATCCGCGGCAAGCGTCGGCGCCAGATAGACGTCGCCTTCATTCATCACTGGGAAAAAGCCGCCGCCTGCTGGCCCCGCATTGATCCGATACCCGTGTGCACCTGCGGTACGCGAGAGCTGGGCTTCCAGTGCGGAGGCTGGAAGGTCGTCAAAGCGATCGGTCCCGGTCGCCGACACTGCCGAAAGGAACGACGCCTCGCTGGTGAAGATAGTGATGTCAGCACGTGCTGGCATCACGACTGATAATAGAAGCGCTGCCAGCAGAGCCGGCTTAGGCAATGCGTTATTGCTTTTCATGTTCTACCTCATTGCTCAGTTGTTGATGCGAACGCCACCGTGCCCGCGCGGATACGCGCGGACCTGCAGCTTCGTAATTAAGCTGAAACACCTTGCGGCCCTGCACCGCTTGGATAACTGCGACGCGAGGGCGAGACACAAGGATGGAACGGCCTGCTGAGCTAAAAACGCGGAGGCGGATCGACGACGGGAGGAATGAAACTGGAAAAGTCAGTCGGCAAGGAATGCGACCGTTCGGGAGAACTAGAAGGTGCGCTCAGCGGCGCGAATGATGGAATCGGGGCGTAGGGGACGACGAAGTTCGAATAGCAGAGCGACTTCGATTTGCAACAGCTTCCGTCGCTACTTTCTGCCGTGCCGGAGCGCATGTCCGGGCAATCATCTTTCTCAGCCTGGGAATCGAACTGCACTACCTGCAATTCCGCCTTCAAGTTGTGGCATGTGACAGCCGCGGTCGCATACCCATGGTACCCGACCATCAGACACAGCAAACACCAGGCGATTTTGCGGAAGATGGCAGTCATGCAAAAACTGTAGCATCAGCCTCGATGTACCGTTGTACGATACAGATCGGCAAACCATTTCTATGGAAATGCGTGAGGAAGCGAGCATTGCGGCGCCGCTGCGCATGCTCGCGGCGCCATGCCTGCAGCAGCTTACTTGCTTGACGCCTTGTGCTTCGCCAGCCACTGGTCGAGCTTCTTGATTTCCTTGGTCTGATCCGAAATGACCTTCTTGGCCATTGCCTGCATCTGCGGATCCTTGCCATTCTTGAGCTGAGCCTTTGCCATGTCGATGCCGGCCTGGTGGTGCGAACGCATCATCATTGCGAAGTCATGATCGTGATCGCCGGTCATCTGCATGCTCGACATTTTCTGGTGCATGGCCTCCATCGACTGCATCATTTCGTGACCAGCCATGTCATGGTGCTGCCCCGCCTGGCCCGACGCGGCGCCGTGTTGCGCATGTTGCCCTGACTGCGCAAAGGAATTTGCGGACACACCAAAGACAAGTGCACATGCACCGGCCATGAGAGCGATACGGGTTTGTACTGTCTTCATGCTCGTCTCCTTGAACTAATTGATCAGTGTGCGGCGCCGGCAAACGAACGCGGCACGTCCAGTGGGATTCTGGAAGGAGTCCGATGACACATGCTGTGCGCTAACGCACCCTGTCTGTACATCTCTGCAAGTTGGCCATGCCCGGCCCCCTCGACACGTCATTTCGCCGCTATTCCACGCCTGTGTTTAGTCAGCCTTAAGCCTGCGCCCGGCCAAAATTGTCGTGCTATACTCACGGCATCTATGAACCGCTCGATCAAGACATTTCTGGTTTGGCTACTGTTGGCCGTGCTTCCGCTGCACGCGGTTGCGGCTAGCCGTATGTCGTGCGGACCGGTTCACCCGCAGTCCAGCCAGAACCTGATCGATGTTGGCTCACAATCCCACGAGCACATGGCCGATGCGCACGCCCATCACGGCGGCGAGCATGCAAGCCAGCCGGATGACACCTTGGCCGATGCCGATTCGGCAGACTCCAAGGCCGGAAAAAAGCCACACTCCACCTGCAGCGCCTGTTCCGCGTTCTGCCTGGGCGCCGTTGCGCCACCCTCCACCCATCTCGCGGTCCCGGCTTTCGATGGCTCCAATGCCGTTATCGTCGCGCCTGCGGCCTTCGCCGTAGGCTTCATCCAGGACGGCCCCCAGCGCCCTCCCCGGCACCAATCCGCTTAATCGTAGGAAGAGCTGACCCGCTGTCCTCCAGCGCTGTCGTCATCGCTCTTGAGCACTCGCGCGTGCCTGTGCACGCCCTGTCACCGATTTCGAGGATTGACCATGACCTCCAAGCTTTTGGCCGCCGTTGTCGGCGCCCTGCTGGCCCTGCCGATCTACGCGCAGGCCCAGCAATCCCGTCCGTCGGCAGACCCTGCCGACCCCACTGTGGCCGTGCCGCCGACCGTATACGAATCGGTCATCGCCAGACCTTCGCCGGGTCCGCAAGACGTCCAGACGACGCCTGACAAATCCTGGCGTGCCGCAAACGATGCGGTCGCCGGCGTGCCGGGCCACGCCGGACATGGTGCGCCTGCCAGTGAGCAGAACCACAACGGTCATGGTGCAGCGCCGGCTCCGACAACGCCCGTGGCGCCTGGAAAACCGGCCAATCCTGTGCCTGTCGACCACAGCAAACACCATTAAGCCGAACACATAATGACAACAAAGCTTTCTATTCCCACACTGCGCGCCGTCGCGGCAGGCGCCATGCTCGTCGCGTTGAGCGGTTGCGCCACGATTTCCAAGGACGGCGGCCTGGACGCAGTCTCATCCTTGACCGCTGAACGCACCGGCCAGGACGTCCGCCTGCCCAAGACAAATGCCGATGGCGCGGCCATCCAGGACGAACTGAACCAGCTGCTGAAACAGCCGCTTTCCGCCGACAGCGCCGTCCGCATCGCCCTGCTCAACAACCGCGGCCTGCGGGCCTCGCTCGCCGAACTGGGTGTCGCCGAGGCCGACCTGGTGCAAGCGGGCCGCATGGCCAACCCTGGCTTCAGCTTCAGCCGCATGTCCGGTGGCGGCGAGACGGAGATCGAACGCAGCGTCATGTTCGATCTCGTCGGACTCGTGACCATCCCGATCCGTCGCGATATCGAGTCGCGCCGCTTCGAGAGTGCCAAGCTGGTCGCGGCAACCGAAGCGGTCCGGCTCGCGGCAGACACGCGCAAGGCCTACTTCAATGCCGTCGCGGCAGTGCAGTCGGCGCACTATGCGGCGCAAGTGCGTGAAGCGGCCGGCGCGAGTGCCGAACTGGCGCAGCGCATGGCAAAGGTCGGGAACCTGAGCGCCCTCGACCAGGCGCGCGAACAGGCATTCTCGAGCGAAGCCTCGACCCAGCTGGCACGTGCACGACACAGTGCGACGGCCGCGCGCGAGCAGCTTGCCCGGCTGATGGGTGTGTGGGGAGAAAACACGGCATTCCAGCTTCCGGACAAGCTGCCCGAGCTGCCGGCGGTTCCGCGAGAGGCAGGCAATATCGAGTCGCTCGCGATGCAGCAGCGCCTCGATGTGCGCCTGGCAAAGCTCGGCACCGAGTCGACTGCGCGCGCATTGGGCCTGACGAAGGCAACCGGCGTCATCAACGTCCTCGACGCGGGATACGTCAACTCGAGCAAGTCCGGCGCACCCCGGGAAAACGGATACGAGATCGAACTCGCCCTGCCGATCTTCGACTGGGGAGGCGCACGTGTGGCGAAGGCCGAGGCGCTCTACATGCAATCGGTGCACCGCACGGCCGACACCGCCATCAATGCCCGCTCGCAGGTCCGCGAAGCGTACTCCGCCTACCGGACCACCTACGACGTCGCCAGGCAGCATCGGGACGAGCTGGTACCACTGCGGAAGAAAATCTCCGAAGAGAGCCTGCTTCGCTACAACGGCATGCTCATGAGCGTGTTCGAATTGCTGGCCGACGCACGCGCACAGATCGCGGGCGTGAATGCGGCCATCGACGCGCAGCGCGAATTCTGGATCGCCGAAACGGATCTGCAGGCCGCCATCAGCGGCAGCGGCGGTTCGTCGATCTCCATGGCTTCAACCGCCGCGCCCGCCGAAGGTGCGGCGGAACACTAAACAAGGAATGAATCAGCAATGAGTTCTCGTCGAGATTTCTTCACTGGCGCAGCCGCCCTGGTCGGCGCCGGACTGGTGAGCCGCGCCGGCGCGGCCACCCTCCCCGAAGCCCCGATCATGACCAGCGCGGCCACCCAGCCGCCGCCACCGCCGCCGAACGGCCGGCCGTACAATCCGGTCGTCACCCTGAACGGCTGGTCGCTGCCCTGGCGCATGAACAACGGCGTCAAGGAGTTCCACCTGATCGCCGAACCGGTGGTGCGCGAGATCGCGCCTGGCATGAAGGCGAACCTGTGGGGCTACAACGGCCAGAGCCCGGGGCCGACCATCGAGGTGGTGGAAGGCGACCGGGTGCGCATCTTCGTCACCAACAAACTGCCGGAGCACACCAGCATCCATTGGCACGGCCAGCGCCTGCCGAACGGCATGGACGGCGTCACGGGTCTGAACCAGCCGGGCATCCAGCCGGGTAAGACCTTCGTCTACGAGTTCGTCGCTCGCCGCCCGGGTACCTTCATGTACCACCCGCATGCCGACGAGATGGTGCAGATGGCGATGGGCATGATGGGCTTCTGGGTCACCCACCCGAAGAACCCGGCCCATCACAAGGTCGACCGCGATTTCGTGTTCCTGCTGAACGCCTACGACATCGAGCCGGGCAGCTACACGCCGCGCGTCAACGAGATGCTCGACTTTAACATCTGGACCTTCAACAGCCGCGCCTTCCCGGGCATCGACACGATGAACGTACGCCAGGGCGACCGTGTGCGCATCCGCGCCGGCAACCTGACGATGACGAACCACCCGATCCACCTGCACGGGCACGAATTCGAGGTGACCGGCACCGACGGCGGCTGGACCCGGCCGGAGTCGCGTTGGCCAGAAGTCACCACCGACGTCGCCGTGGGCCAGATGCGCGCCATCGAGTTCATCGCGGACGAGCCTGGCGACTGGGCCTTCCACTGCCACAAGTCGCACCACACCATGAATGCGATGGGCCACGACGTCCCGACCCTGATCGGCGTCGACCACCGTGGGGTCGCCGAGAAGATCACGAAGCTCGTGCCCGATTACATGGTCATGGGCGAGAAAGGCGGCTCGATGGGCGACATGGAGATGCCGCTCCCGGAAAATACCCTGCCGATGATGACCGGCCAGGGCCCTTTCGGCGGCGTCGAGATGGGCGGCATGTTCACCGTGCTGAAGGTACGCAAGGACCAGAAGCCGGGCGACTACAAGGATCCGGGCTGGTACAAGCATCCGGCCGGCACCGTTGCCTACGAATGGAAGGGCGAGGCCCCGGCAGCAGTGCGCAGCCAGAGCGCCGGCGGTCAGGCGATGCCGGCTGCGAAGAAGACACCCGATGTGGAAGTCACCGTGCGCAAGCCGACGGGCCACAAGGGCCATCACTAATCGTAACGGGAAAGGACGAACTCATGATCCGACGACTAGCAAGCAAAACAGCACTCGCCGCCGCCTTGTGCGCTCCGGTGCTCGCAATGGCGGCCGCACCGGTCATCGACGTCTTCAAGAGCGCCTCGTGCGGGTGCTGCACCGCCTGGGTGGAGCACCTGAAATCGAATGGCTTCAAGACCAGGGTGGTCAACGTCGACAACCCTTCGGACTACCGCGAACGCGGTGGAATCCCGAACGAACTCGGCTCCTGCCATACCGGAATGGTGGGCGGCTACGCCATCGAGGGCCACATTCCGGCGAGCGACATCAAGCGCCTGCTTGCCGAGAAGCCCAAAGCGAAAGGACTGGCCGTTCCGGCGATGCCGCTCGGCTCACCGGGCATGGAAGGCCCGCGCAAGGATCCGTTCGACGTCCTGCTGGTACAGGTCAACGGCAGCACCAAAGTATTCAAGCACTACAACTGAACGCTATTTCTTCACCAACGAAAGGAATGAACATGAACGCATTTTCGAAACTGACTCTTGCTATCACCCTGGCCGCCGCAGCTTCCGTTGCCGCCGCCCAGAACGGCGCCCACAGCGGCCATGGCGCTCATGACGCACATGCTGGCCATGCGGCACCGGCGACGGCCGAACTCACCGAAGGCGAAGTCAAGAAGATCGACAAGGAGGCAGGCAAGATCACGCTGCGCCATGGCGAACTGAAGAACCTGAACATGTCCGCCATGACGATGGTGTTCCGCGTCAAGGATCCGGCCATGCTTGACCAGGTGAAGGCGGGCGACAAGGTCAAGTTCGCAGCCGACCGCGTCAACGGTGCAGTCACGATCGTCCAGCTCCAGGCTGCCAAGTAAGCAGCATCCGCGAACCAGGGCTCGATACGCCTGATCGCGTTTTTCGAGCCTTCCAGGAGATAGCATGAAAACCAAATCCTTCTTTGCAGCGGCAGTAGCAGTTCTCGGACTGGTGGCCACTTCCGCGGCATCCGCTCACGCCAAACTCGAGTCTTCTGCGCCACTGGCCAATGCAGTGGTGAGTCCGGCGCCTTCGCAGGTTCGCCTCCAGTTCAGCGAGCAGCTTGAGCTGCCGTTCAGCAAGGTCAAACTGATCGACGAGAAAGGTGCCGTCGTCGAGCCAAGCAAGACCGCCCTGGACGATGCCAATCCCAAGGTGTTGGTGGCGACGGTTCCGACCCTGCATTCCGGGGCCTGGCGTGTCCAATGGTCCACCGTCACCCGGGACGGCCACAAGGTCAAAGGCCAGTTCGACTTTCGGGTAAAGTGACATGGAGTCCGACCTCACACTGGCTCAACGCTTCGTCACGGTCGTCCTGAACCTGTCGCTGGCCATCCTTGTCGGCGCCAGCGCAGCCCATGTCTGGCTGCGCAGCGCACGGTCGGCATGGGGAATCGGCCTGGTCCCGCGCTTGCGCAAGGTCTTGGTCTTCGCCGTCGCGGCGGCAGCGATGGCGTATGTCGCAGTGCTGTGGCTCGAAGCGGCATCGATGGCGGAGGTACCGGTAAGCGAGGCCTTCCCTGCAGTGCGGTCCGTTATCACCGCCACTCATTACGGCCTCGCCTGGATGATCGGCGCAGCAGCGCTGCTGGTCGTCTCCTTCACCCTTCGCACACGCAATGGTGTCCGGCCGAGTGCTGCAGCGCCGCTCATCCGTGCAGCGGCGCTCGGCGTACTGCTATATGCCCGCAGTATGGTGAGCCACGCCGGCGCCGCAGGTGATTTCACCTGGTCTGTGCTGGTCGACTGGGTCCATCTTGTCCTAGTCAGCCTTTGGGTAGGCGAAGTCATCGTCGCCGGCCTGGTCACGCTGCGCTCCCCGCCTGAATGGGAGTCGAAGAACCGGGGCGAATGCGCCCGCTTCATCACATCGCTGTCGACATCGGCCACTGTCGCCCTGGTCGGCATCTTCATCACGGGTGTCCTGAGCGCCTGGCGCGGGCTGGGAAGCTTCGAGAACGTCCTCGGCAATCCATACGGAACGACCCTGCTCATCAAGGTCGGACTGGTGCTGTGCGCAGCCGCGCTGGGTGGCCTGAACCGGTTCGTCGTGATGCCGAAGCTGCTGGCACAACTGCGCAAACCGAAGCCGGAAGGCGGGGCCAATGGGAAGTTCGCCCTGATCCTTCAGCTCGAAGCTGTCATCCTGGTGGCCGTGCTCATCGCAGCTGCCGTCCTGAGTT includes:
- a CDS encoding DUF411 domain-containing protein, translating into MIRRLASKTALAAALCAPVLAMAAAPVIDVFKSASCGCCTAWVEHLKSNGFKTRVVNVDNPSDYRERGGIPNELGSCHTGMVGGYAIEGHIPASDIKRLLAEKPKAKGLAVPAMPLGSPGMEGPRKDPFDVLLVQVNGSTKVFKHYN
- a CDS encoding heavy metal translocating P-type ATPase yields the protein MHDHAGHQHKNQECHHSHEHHAGNANSGEGMPGGSQHYPSTSSDKPYTDPVCGMSVADRPDRRIEHEGTPYHFCSVKCMDKFRANPTSYTEKAASAAMPEAPPGTIYTCPMHPEIQQSTPGNCPICGMSLEPMLPSLEEEENPELVDFRRRFRWTLPLTIVVTVLAMAGHRIFSGGLAYQSWIELALSTPVVLWAGWPFFVRGAQSLKNRSPNMWTLISIGVAAAYGYSVVATLFPGLFPPSFAMHGRIGVYYEAAAVIISLTLLGQILELRARSQTSAAIKSLLGLTPKTARRIRADGTEEDVELSHVHIGDSLRVRPGEKVPVDGVVLEGESAVDEAMLTGEPLPVTKRPGDKVIGATINTSGSLVIRSERVGSQTMLSQIVQMVAQAQRSRAPMQRLADVVAGYFVTVVVVVALLTLLGWGLFGPEPSWVYGFVNAVAVLIIACPCALGLATPMSIMAATGRAATQGVLFRDAAAIEAMRKVDTIIVDKTGTLTEGKPAFDRAIAASGFQEEDVLRIAASIDQGSEHPLAHAIVAEARRRNLPLHKPENFESSSGIGVRGTVQGEWVALGNTALMDIEKVDWTPLQKAAEELRHVGASVMYLALQGKLVGLIAVSDPVKETTPEALATLRDAGMTVVMATGDGVTTAKAVAAKLGISDVYGEVKPQDKLALVERLQQQGKIVAMAGDGINDAPALAKADVGIAMGTGTDVAINSAHVTLIKGDLRAIARSRLLSLETVRNMRQNLGFAFIYNAMGIPLAAGLLYPFTGQLLSPMIAALAMSLSSVSVIGNALRLRGSTA
- a CDS encoding CopD family protein — translated: MESDLTLAQRFVTVVLNLSLAILVGASAAHVWLRSARSAWGIGLVPRLRKVLVFAVAAAAMAYVAVLWLEAASMAEVPVSEAFPAVRSVITATHYGLAWMIGAAALLVVSFTLRTRNGVRPSAAAPLIRAAALGVLLYARSMVSHAGAAGDFTWSVLVDWVHLVLVSLWVGEVIVAGLVTLRSPPEWESKNRGECARFITSLSTSATVALVGIFITGVLSAWRGLGSFENVLGNPYGTTLLIKVGLVLCAAALGGLNRFVVMPKLLAQLRKPKPEGGANGKFALILQLEAVILVAVLIAAAVLSSTSPPTAS
- a CDS encoding DUF305 domain-containing protein; the encoded protein is METATKQITSSSGVGNIRVLGRSLALGLSLLVPGMGVAHAEGPGRGATAQFEKNYLVFIINHHYSALRMTELAAGTDLTRDAQVVAPQEGTSPTPGFNATPPKASDDEIKSMARMGNREQREEIGRAQRFLREWYGIQYQPQLTADGRRMIAMLEATPAGAQFNQVFLRSFSNHHLGALAPSLHCTVKSDLNHDGLRRYCENIVVVQKNGINDMREMLCKRYSDCGFVPMTGDKRKDNEF
- a CDS encoding TolC family protein, coding for MLVALSGCATISKDGGLDAVSSLTAERTGQDVRLPKTNADGAAIQDELNQLLKQPLSADSAVRIALLNNRGLRASLAELGVAEADLVQAGRMANPGFSFSRMSGGGETEIERSVMFDLVGLVTIPIRRDIESRRFESAKLVAATEAVRLAADTRKAYFNAVAAVQSAHYAAQVREAAGASAELAQRMAKVGNLSALDQAREQAFSSEASTQLARARHSATAAREQLARLMGVWGENTAFQLPDKLPELPAVPREAGNIESLAMQQRLDVRLAKLGTESTARALGLTKATGVINVLDAGYVNSSKSGAPRENGYEIELALPIFDWGGARVAKAEALYMQSVHRTADTAINARSQVREAYSAYRTTYDVARQHRDELVPLRKKISEESLLRYNGMLMSVFELLADARAQIAGVNAAIDAQREFWIAETDLQAAISGSGGSSISMASTAAPAEGAAEH
- a CDS encoding copper oxidase translates to MSSRRDFFTGAAALVGAGLVSRAGAATLPEAPIMTSAATQPPPPPPNGRPYNPVVTLNGWSLPWRMNNGVKEFHLIAEPVVREIAPGMKANLWGYNGQSPGPTIEVVEGDRVRIFVTNKLPEHTSIHWHGQRLPNGMDGVTGLNQPGIQPGKTFVYEFVARRPGTFMYHPHADEMVQMAMGMMGFWVTHPKNPAHHKVDRDFVFLLNAYDIEPGSYTPRVNEMLDFNIWTFNSRAFPGIDTMNVRQGDRVRIRAGNLTMTNHPIHLHGHEFEVTGTDGGWTRPESRWPEVTTDVAVGQMRAIEFIADEPGDWAFHCHKSHHTMNAMGHDVPTLIGVDHRGVAEKITKLVPDYMVMGEKGGSMGDMEMPLPENTLPMMTGQGPFGGVEMGGMFTVLKVRKDQKPGDYKDPGWYKHPAGTVAYEWKGEAPAAVRSQSAGGQAMPAAKKTPDVEVTVRKPTGHKGHH
- a CDS encoding PEP-CTERM sorting domain-containing protein is translated as MKSNNALPKPALLAALLLSVVMPARADITIFTSEASFLSAVSATGTDRFDDLPASALEAQLSRTAGAHGYRINAGPAGGGFFPVMNEGDVYLAPTLAADVVRFNAFSPGVFGFGGSFFATDAYGSYVPGRTIELTAMDGSSIASYTLDGSSPTSFLGFLSTAPLTEVSLSTIGEQGNVYWATSNNVVLAVPEPSSYAMFLVGAGVAACSLRRRRCAAFTSSK
- a CDS encoding DUF305 domain-containing protein; protein product: MAGACALVFGVSANSFAQSGQHAQHGAASGQAGQHHDMAGHEMMQSMEAMHQKMSSMQMTGDHDHDFAMMMRSHHQAGIDMAKAQLKNGKDPQMQAMAKKVISDQTKEIKKLDQWLAKHKASSK
- the copC gene encoding copper homeostasis periplasmic binding protein CopC, with the protein product MKTKSFFAAAVAVLGLVATSAASAHAKLESSAPLANAVVSPAPSQVRLQFSEQLELPFSKVKLIDEKGAVVEPSKTALDDANPKVLVATVPTLHSGAWRVQWSTVTRDGHKVKGQFDFRVK
- the fdx gene encoding ISC system 2Fe-2S type ferredoxin, with translation MPRITVLPHPDCVPSGASIEATPGTSICDALLENDIDIEHACGKVGACTTCHVIVREGFPSLAQASDNEEDMLDRAWGVEHLSRLSCQAIVAEADLTVEIPRYSLNHAKENG
- a CDS encoding copper-binding protein, yielding MNAFSKLTLAITLAAAASVAAAQNGAHSGHGAHDAHAGHAAPATAELTEGEVKKIDKEAGKITLRHGELKNLNMSAMTMVFRVKDPAMLDQVKAGDKVKFAADRVNGAVTIVQLQAAK